Proteins encoded in a region of the Zunongwangia endophytica genome:
- a CDS encoding transporter translates to MKNLQSTKYTLSIIIMFCFSLVKAETSKDSTAVFSNFNFEYDDCDVCGCGSSGGSMGYGTIGNGDFAGLRYIHQQYKSKDGIYNNSPWIDENFNTLQAWTRIPVTTKIKVNVIVPYHFHNREFDDGSTQDINGLGDISILGFYKLISPKLDGFLPEQQTKFKHNLEVGAGVKLPTGEYKRSNNEGSVNPSFQVGTGSWDILLASNYSISYNNWGLGALANYTIKTENEQNYHFGDQFTYGLNLYRSFMTMNAKTFTPISITPILGLSGEVFGENESYGMPVKDTKGDILFSRIGVESNYGKISGGVNLMLPVSQNLNAGNVEAKMRLGIHLNYVL, encoded by the coding sequence ATGAAGAATTTACAGAGTACTAAATATACACTATCGATAATAATAATGTTTTGCTTCTCTTTAGTGAAAGCAGAAACATCAAAAGATTCTACTGCCGTATTCTCGAATTTCAATTTTGAATACGATGATTGTGATGTATGCGGCTGCGGTAGTAGTGGCGGTAGTATGGGTTACGGTACTATCGGAAATGGTGATTTTGCAGGCCTACGTTATATCCATCAACAATATAAATCTAAAGATGGAATTTATAATAATTCCCCATGGATCGATGAAAATTTTAATACGCTGCAAGCCTGGACACGAATTCCGGTAACTACAAAAATTAAAGTCAATGTAATTGTGCCTTACCATTTTCACAATCGTGAATTTGACGACGGAAGCACTCAGGATATTAATGGCTTGGGAGATATTAGTATTCTTGGTTTTTATAAGCTGATCTCACCAAAATTAGATGGATTTTTACCTGAACAACAAACAAAATTTAAACATAACCTTGAAGTTGGAGCAGGAGTGAAGTTACCTACAGGAGAATACAAAAGATCCAATAATGAGGGAAGTGTAAATCCAAGTTTTCAGGTAGGAACAGGAAGCTGGGATATTCTTTTGGCAAGTAACTATTCTATATCCTATAATAATTGGGGATTGGGAGCACTTGCGAATTATACTATTAAGACTGAAAACGAACAAAATTACCATTTTGGAGATCAGTTTACTTATGGCTTAAATCTTTACCGTAGCTTCATGACCATGAATGCAAAAACGTTTACGCCAATATCTATAACACCGATTTTGGGTCTTTCAGGAGAAGTTTTTGGGGAAAATGAAAGTTATGGTATGCCTGTTAAAGATACCAAAGGCGATATTTTATTTAGCCGAATAGGAGTCGAATCGAATTATGGTAAAATTTCAGGAGGAGTAAATCTTATGCTTCCTGTGAGTCAAAACTTAAATGCAGGAAATGTTGAAGCTAAAATGCGATTAGGAATCCATCTTAATTACGTATTGTAA
- a CDS encoding tetratricopeptide repeat protein: MTTGKSYLFVVFLFVASLGFSQQSAIYTNDLVKFNKALELYNNEQYLAAQKIFADVKEEATDEKIQGDCAYYVANAAVRLNQPGADELMQRFVSRYPTSTKTNSAYQDVATYYFNTGKYPQARKWYDMVDEKSISRGDMDKYYFNKGYVYFQTDDLDQAKNYFNRVIDSKEYGAQAKYYIGYMAYEANDYDQANQYFDEVKGDSRYGKELSYYQADMNFKLGNFEKAIQLGKEQLPKSNVMEKSQLNKIIGESYFNLKQYDQAIPYLKEYEGVRRKWNNTDYYQLGYAYYKQGDYANAISEFNKIIDGKNAIAQNAYYHLAQSYLESGQKQQALNAFKNASEMDFDAKIKEDAMLNYAKLGYEIGNSYESPSKVLITFLETYPNSANKAEAEELLINSFITSGNFEEAMQLLENNRNFADKVAYQKVAYYYGIQLYEEGDYNEAIKNLDKALKEPRDPKITAKATYWKAESEFNVNKIDDAIIGYKEFSGMSAAAGTEEKADLDYNIGYAYFKKNEYARAIDYFKKYAENNQNDMVKRNDAYLRLGDSYFVNSQYWPAMESYNSAIANGVSNADYAAFQKAISYGFVDRNERKIEDLSGFNSSYPRSAFRDDALYELGNTYVATNNTSQAISTYDRLIREVPGSALVPKAMLRQGLIYYNGNEGEKALSRFKKVVNDYPNTPEAMEAVSTARNVYVDLGRTDEYASWVKNIDFVEVTDADLDNTTYEAAENQYLANNTSQAKSNFEKYLKSFPNGIHAINANFYLAEIQYREGAKDASVSHFKYVIDKPNNEFTEQSLARLSQIYLEKSKYQEAVPLLQRLEKVAGDTQNTIYAQSNLMKSYDEMNQPREAAAYADKVLSNTEADKQAKTDAQLIVARSAIKSGNEAKAKQAYAEVQKTATGELAAESLYYDAYFKNKSNNYEASNAAVQILAKDFSGYKKWGAKGLVLMAKNFYALGDAYQATYVLDNVVKNFAQYPEIVQEAKQELSKIKAEEAKTNSSVQTGNN; the protein is encoded by the coding sequence ATGACAACTGGCAAATCTTACCTATTTGTTGTTTTCTTATTCGTGGCCAGCCTTGGTTTTTCCCAGCAATCGGCCATTTACACCAATGATCTTGTAAAATTTAATAAGGCGTTAGAACTGTACAATAATGAGCAGTATCTGGCAGCCCAAAAGATTTTTGCAGATGTGAAAGAAGAAGCAACTGACGAGAAAATTCAAGGCGACTGTGCATACTATGTGGCTAATGCTGCTGTAAGGCTTAACCAGCCCGGAGCAGATGAACTTATGCAGCGCTTTGTTTCCCGATACCCTACCAGTACAAAAACAAATTCTGCTTATCAGGATGTAGCCACGTATTATTTTAATACCGGTAAATATCCACAAGCACGCAAGTGGTACGATATGGTAGACGAAAAGAGTATTAGCCGTGGCGACATGGATAAATATTATTTTAATAAAGGATATGTTTATTTTCAAACCGATGATCTAGATCAGGCTAAAAATTACTTTAACCGTGTTATCGATTCTAAAGAATATGGCGCGCAGGCAAAATATTATATAGGATACATGGCTTATGAGGCTAATGATTATGATCAGGCGAATCAATATTTTGATGAGGTAAAAGGTGATTCCCGTTATGGTAAAGAACTTTCTTACTACCAGGCCGACATGAATTTTAAGCTAGGGAATTTTGAGAAAGCGATACAGCTTGGTAAAGAGCAGCTTCCAAAATCTAATGTGATGGAAAAATCACAGCTTAATAAAATTATTGGGGAAAGCTATTTCAACCTTAAACAATACGATCAGGCAATTCCTTATTTAAAGGAATACGAAGGCGTAAGAAGAAAATGGAATAATACCGATTATTACCAATTAGGTTACGCGTACTATAAGCAGGGTGATTATGCCAATGCTATTTCAGAATTCAATAAAATTATTGACGGGAAAAACGCGATTGCGCAAAACGCATATTATCATTTAGCACAATCTTATTTAGAATCTGGCCAAAAACAGCAAGCTTTAAATGCATTTAAAAATGCCAGTGAAATGGATTTTGATGCGAAAATTAAAGAAGATGCGATGCTGAATTACGCAAAGCTGGGTTACGAAATAGGGAATAGTTACGAGAGTCCGTCGAAGGTGCTAATCACTTTCTTAGAAACGTATCCAAATTCGGCAAATAAGGCTGAAGCAGAAGAACTTTTAATTAATTCGTTTATAACCTCCGGGAATTTCGAAGAAGCGATGCAGCTTTTGGAAAATAACAGAAATTTTGCTGATAAAGTAGCCTATCAGAAAGTTGCTTATTACTACGGAATCCAACTTTACGAAGAAGGTGATTATAATGAAGCGATTAAGAACCTAGATAAAGCTTTAAAAGAACCGCGTGACCCAAAAATAACTGCAAAAGCAACTTATTGGAAAGCGGAAAGCGAGTTTAATGTGAATAAAATCGATGATGCAATTATCGGATATAAGGAATTTAGCGGAATGAGCGCCGCAGCCGGAACCGAAGAAAAAGCCGATTTAGATTACAATATTGGGTACGCGTATTTCAAGAAAAACGAATACGCACGTGCCATCGATTATTTTAAAAAGTATGCTGAAAATAACCAAAATGACATGGTTAAAAGAAATGACGCTTACTTAAGATTGGGAGATAGCTATTTTGTGAATAGCCAGTATTGGCCGGCAATGGAGTCGTATAATTCGGCGATCGCAAATGGTGTTAGTAATGCAGATTATGCAGCATTTCAAAAAGCAATTAGCTATGGATTTGTAGATCGTAATGAACGTAAAATTGAAGATCTTTCAGGATTTAATAGCAGTTATCCAAGATCTGCTTTTCGAGACGATGCGTTATACGAATTAGGAAATACCTACGTAGCTACCAATAATACCTCTCAGGCAATTTCAACTTACGATCGTTTGATTAGAGAAGTGCCGGGAAGCGCTTTGGTACCAAAAGCAATGTTGAGACAGGGATTAATTTATTATAACGGAAATGAAGGCGAAAAAGCCTTAAGCCGATTTAAAAAAGTAGTAAATGATTATCCAAATACTCCGGAAGCTATGGAAGCAGTTTCTACAGCTAGAAATGTGTATGTAGATTTAGGAAGAACCGACGAGTATGCAAGTTGGGTAAAGAATATCGACTTTGTTGAAGTAACCGATGCCGATTTGGATAATACTACTTACGAAGCTGCCGAAAATCAATATTTGGCAAATAATACTTCGCAGGCAAAATCAAATTTTGAAAAGTATTTAAAAAGCTTTCCTAACGGAATCCATGCCATTAACGCTAATTTTTATTTAGCAGAGATTCAGTATCGTGAAGGAGCAAAAGATGCGTCGGTTTCGCATTTTAAATATGTGATTGATAAACCGAATAATGAATTTACTGAACAATCCTTAGCACGACTTTCTCAAATTTATCTTGAAAAGTCTAAATATCAGGAAGCAGTACCATTATTGCAGCGTTTAGAAAAAGTAGCAGGGGATACCCAAAATACCATTTATGCACAGTCGAATTTGATGAAATCTTATGATGAGATGAATCAGCCTCGCGAGGCTGCAGCTTATGCAGATAAAGTGCTATCGAATACTGAAGCAGATAAACAGGCAAAAACAGATGCACAGCTAATCGTTGCGAGATCTGCAATTAAATCTGGTAATGAAGCTAAAGCGAAACAAGCCTATGCTGAAGTTCAGAAAACGGCAACGGGAGAATTAGCGGCAGAGTCTTTATACTATGATGCTTATTTCAAAAATAAAAGCAATAACTACGAAGCTTCAAATGCTGCAGTACAGATATTGGCTAAAGATTTCTCTGGATATAAAAAATGGGGAGCGAAAGGTTTAGTGCTTATGGCAAAAAACTTTTATGCTCTTGGGGATGCTTATCAGGCAACTTATGTTTTAGATAACGTAGTTAAGAATTTTGCCCAATATCCGGAAATCGTTCAGGAAGCAAAACAAGAGCTTTCTAAAATTAAAGCTGAAGAGGCTAAAACAAATTCTTCAGTACAAACCGGAAACAATTAA
- a CDS encoding MbnP family protein produces the protein MNFNYIKISLLFLVVSLAACSSDDDAVDTATGENEVRIGFDNGVNGDDLLLGASTYINSNDEVLTINRFNYIVSNFVLIDAEGNEYTYPKDESYFVVSEENDLTEVSLKNIPAAEYVAIKFGVGVDQAKYQQGAEGQGDFLEIAENNEMMWSWQAGYKFLNFEGTFTSETVAEATNFKIHMGSHGSSLDNYREVTLDLPSRALVSDKLSPVIHMAVDANRILDGQNKIKLSEKAVVMIDEVKSPQISENATGMFRVDHVHNGENVQH, from the coding sequence ATGAATTTTAATTATATAAAAATAAGTCTTCTTTTTTTAGTTGTTTCTCTTGCTGCATGCTCATCAGACGATGATGCTGTGGATACCGCAACGGGTGAAAATGAAGTTAGAATCGGGTTTGATAATGGCGTTAATGGAGATGATCTTTTATTAGGTGCGTCTACTTACATAAACTCTAATGATGAAGTTTTAACTATAAATCGTTTTAATTACATCGTAAGTAATTTTGTTTTAATCGATGCTGAAGGAAATGAATATACTTATCCTAAAGATGAAAGTTATTTTGTGGTAAGCGAAGAAAATGATCTTACTGAAGTAAGTTTAAAAAACATTCCTGCGGCAGAATATGTGGCTATTAAATTTGGTGTAGGAGTAGATCAGGCTAAATACCAGCAAGGTGCTGAAGGACAAGGTGATTTTTTAGAGATTGCAGAGAACAACGAGATGATGTGGTCGTGGCAAGCGGGTTATAAATTTTTAAATTTTGAAGGAACCTTTACCTCAGAAACTGTTGCTGAAGCTACAAACTTTAAAATCCATATGGGAAGCCACGGTAGTAGTTTAGATAACTATCGTGAAGTAACTTTAGATTTACCATCGAGAGCCTTGGTTAGCGATAAGTTGAGTCCGGTGATTCACATGGCTGTAGATGCGAATAGAATTTTAGACGGTCAAAACAAGATTAAACTTTCAGAGAAAGCGGTAGTGATGATCGATGAAGTTAAAAGTCCGCAAATTTCAGAAAATGCAACTGGGATGTTTCGGGTAGATCATGTTCATAATGGTGAAAATGTTCAACATTAA
- a CDS encoding MbnP family protein, whose protein sequence is MKSIIKSAILFSLLIAFTACSSDDDVNNLDASVSAGSLDITFNNMVGDEDFQLDKEYSVNGEDVSLSQVRYWISNIKLINDDGESIEIPESYFLIEETGAISIQDGAYEYPAKNRDVINIASVPGGTYTDIEFSVGVDQVYNDNLSLQAGELSQLNGMTNISWMWHTSYIFASIKGNKAGNDNNLVFETGLNDNYKTVTIDLEDALQIDGTSTGKIQLKADIAAILDGIDIEETPVIGAATPEAMELMATNFETKVFTWMSLSNE, encoded by the coding sequence ATGAAATCAATTATAAAATCAGCAATCTTATTTTCATTATTAATAGCATTCACGGCATGCAGCAGTGATGATGATGTTAATAATTTAGACGCTTCCGTAAGTGCTGGGAGTTTGGATATTACTTTTAATAATATGGTTGGAGATGAAGATTTTCAGCTTGATAAAGAATATTCAGTAAACGGAGAAGATGTAAGTTTATCTCAGGTTCGTTACTGGATAAGTAATATTAAATTAATTAATGACGATGGTGAAAGTATAGAAATTCCAGAGTCCTACTTTCTAATCGAGGAAACGGGTGCAATTAGCATTCAGGATGGGGCGTACGAGTATCCAGCTAAAAATAGAGATGTAATCAATATTGCAAGTGTACCTGGTGGTACTTATACCGATATAGAATTTTCTGTTGGTGTAGATCAGGTGTATAATGATAACTTAAGTTTACAAGCAGGAGAACTATCTCAATTAAATGGAATGACTAATATTTCTTGGATGTGGCATACTAGTTACATTTTCGCTTCAATTAAAGGGAATAAAGCGGGTAATGACAATAATCTAGTTTTTGAAACAGGATTAAACGATAACTATAAAACAGTTACAATAGATTTAGAAGATGCGCTTCAAATCGATGGAACTAGCACAGGTAAGATCCAGTTAAAAGCAGATATAGCTGCTATTTTAGATGGAATTGATATAGAGGAAACACCAGTAATTGGTGCTGCTACTCCAGAAGCTATGGAATTGATGGCAACAAATTTCGAGACTAAAGTTTTTACCTGGATGTCATTAAGTAATGAGTAG
- a CDS encoding cytochrome-c peroxidase, with translation MIKNLKILVLFLFLLGNCSCSSDDSEDYIAINKSLEVNIPSNFPEIQYDLSANPPTEKGFELGKKLFYDGKLSTNGFISCGFCHEQRFAFTHHGHQFSHGIDDLEGTRNAPAVQNMAFQKEFAWDGATSHLDLFPIIPITNEVEMGETVSNVIAKLKSDGEYPRLFAEAFEDGEVNNEYFFKALSQFMVMMISSNSKYDKYVREEEGGTFSETEKLGLDIFTQKCATCHKTDLFTDDAFRNNGLPPYPGINDIGRAEVTGSAADNYKFKVPSLRNVAITEPYMHDGRFGSLESVLNFYDHGVQDSETLDPILKQNSRLGIDLNSEEKAALIAFLNTLTDDEYLNDKRFAEY, from the coding sequence ATGATCAAAAATCTAAAAATACTAGTACTTTTTTTATTTCTTTTAGGGAATTGCTCGTGTAGTAGTGACGATAGCGAAGATTACATTGCGATCAACAAGTCGTTGGAGGTAAATATACCTTCAAATTTTCCTGAAATTCAATATGATCTAAGTGCTAACCCACCAACAGAGAAAGGTTTCGAATTGGGTAAAAAGTTGTTTTATGATGGGAAACTGTCCACAAATGGGTTTATTTCTTGTGGTTTTTGCCACGAACAGCGATTTGCTTTTACGCACCACGGCCATCAATTTAGCCACGGTATTGATGATCTGGAGGGAACAAGAAATGCTCCTGCAGTTCAGAATATGGCATTTCAGAAAGAATTTGCCTGGGACGGGGCAACGTCACATTTAGATTTATTTCCCATCATACCGATTACTAACGAGGTAGAAATGGGAGAAACAGTCTCTAATGTGATCGCTAAACTAAAGTCTGATGGCGAATATCCTCGATTATTTGCTGAGGCTTTTGAAGACGGCGAGGTAAATAACGAATATTTCTTTAAAGCCTTATCACAATTTATGGTGATGATGATCTCTTCGAACTCTAAATATGATAAATATGTTAGAGAAGAAGAAGGAGGTACATTTTCTGAAACCGAGAAATTAGGTCTTGATATTTTTACACAGAAATGTGCCACCTGTCACAAGACCGATCTTTTTACTGATGATGCTTTTAGAAACAATGGATTACCACCATATCCTGGAATCAATGATATTGGAAGAGCTGAAGTTACCGGAAGTGCTGCCGATAATTATAAATTTAAAGTACCTAGCTTACGGAATGTAGCGATTACCGAGCCATATATGCATGACGGCAGGTTTGGGAGTCTGGAATCTGTACTTAATTTTTACGATCACGGTGTGCAGGATTCGGAAACTTTAGATCCTATTTTAAAACAAAACAGTCGATTAGGAATCGATTTGAATAGTGAGGAAAAGGCAGCATTAATTGCTTTTCTAAACACACTAACCGACGACGAATATTTAAATGATAAACGATTTGCAGAATATTAA
- a CDS encoding cell division ATP-binding protein FtsE: MSNVVLELKNAAIYQRENLILSEVDVTVNKGEFVYLIGKTGTGKSSFMKTLYGDLPLTEGEGSIVDFNLRKLKEKDIPYLRRKLGIVFQDFKLLTDRNIKDNLLFVLKATGWKDKANMDQKIDFVLEKVGMKTKGFKYPYQLSGGEQQRVAIARALLNDPELILADEPTGNLDPQTSVEVMQVLQEISRNGNTILMATHDYALLLKYPSKTLKCDGQRVFEVVQKTV, from the coding sequence ATGTCTAATGTTGTTCTTGAATTGAAAAATGCCGCTATCTACCAAAGAGAGAATCTTATTCTTTCTGAAGTTGATGTGACTGTAAATAAAGGAGAATTTGTATATCTTATTGGGAAAACCGGTACCGGTAAAAGTAGTTTTATGAAAACGCTTTACGGAGATTTGCCGCTAACTGAAGGTGAAGGGAGCATCGTAGACTTTAATCTTAGAAAACTTAAAGAAAAAGACATTCCTTATTTGAGACGAAAATTAGGAATCGTTTTTCAGGATTTTAAATTGCTTACCGATCGTAATATTAAAGACAACCTATTGTTTGTACTGAAAGCTACCGGTTGGAAAGACAAAGCCAATATGGATCAAAAAATTGATTTTGTTTTAGAGAAAGTAGGCATGAAAACCAAAGGATTTAAATACCCTTATCAATTATCTGGTGGAGAACAACAACGTGTTGCCATTGCTCGTGCCCTTTTAAATGACCCTGAATTAATCCTGGCCGATGAGCCTACCGGAAATCTAGACCCACAAACCTCTGTTGAAGTGATGCAGGTTTTACAAGAAATTAGCCGAAACGGAAACACCATTTTAATGGCAACTCATGATTATGCGTTGTTATTAAAATATCCTTCAAAAACACTTAAATGTGATGGGCAACGCGTCTTTGAAGTGGTACAGAAAACAGTGTAA
- a CDS encoding cytochrome-c peroxidase produces the protein MSRKSLFIIVLSGCILFSCNKDEIYIPQEPDDVLQVPANFPPLPQQPDYPITEAGVALGRKLFFDTRLSGNNQVSCASCHVPSLAFTEGSTLSTKGISGNPLLRHVPALINLAWADNGLFWDGGSANLESQAFAPLGHKDEMFQNLDELEKDLKNDQYYPLFFQDAFDSQIRINLVMKALAQYQRTLVSANSKYDYVVRGEKDAVFNEVEERGFQLFNQKCAACHKPELFTDNDYHNNGLDEDFTDVGEDEIYLGRFRVTRNPDDIGKYKTPTLRNIAVTGPYMHDGRLDNLKAVLDFYATEIKDSKTLDPILKENGRLGVDLNEEDKKALIAFLNTLTDETFLNNEEFTEY, from the coding sequence ATGAGTAGAAAATCTCTATTTATTATAGTATTAAGTGGTTGTATCCTTTTTAGCTGTAATAAAGATGAAATTTATATACCGCAGGAACCTGATGATGTACTTCAGGTTCCTGCTAATTTTCCTCCTTTACCACAACAACCGGATTATCCAATTACTGAAGCTGGAGTAGCTCTTGGTAGAAAACTATTTTTTGATACTCGACTCTCTGGTAATAATCAGGTTTCTTGTGCAAGTTGCCACGTTCCATCTTTAGCTTTTACAGAAGGGAGCACGCTTAGTACTAAAGGAATCTCTGGAAATCCATTGCTGCGGCACGTACCAGCATTAATAAATCTTGCATGGGCCGACAATGGTTTATTCTGGGATGGAGGTTCGGCAAATTTGGAATCTCAGGCATTTGCTCCATTAGGACATAAAGACGAAATGTTTCAGAATTTGGATGAATTGGAAAAGGATTTGAAAAATGATCAATATTATCCTTTATTTTTTCAAGATGCATTCGATAGTCAGATTCGAATTAATTTGGTGATGAAAGCATTGGCGCAATATCAACGCACACTTGTTTCAGCAAATAGTAAATATGATTATGTGGTACGGGGAGAAAAGGATGCGGTTTTTAATGAAGTAGAAGAAAGAGGATTTCAACTTTTCAATCAAAAATGTGCAGCGTGCCACAAACCCGAACTCTTTACTGATAATGACTATCATAATAATGGTTTGGATGAAGATTTTACCGATGTTGGCGAGGATGAAATTTATTTAGGGAGATTTCGTGTTACGCGTAATCCCGATGATATTGGAAAATATAAAACTCCAACACTAAGAAATATTGCGGTCACAGGACCTTACATGCATGATGGCCGTTTAGATAACTTAAAAGCAGTTCTAGACTTTTATGCTACTGAAATAAAAGATTCTAAAACTTTAGATCCAATTTTGAAAGAAAATGGACGATTGGGAGTCGATTTAAATGAAGAAGATAAAAAAGCATTGATCGCATTCTTAAATACCCTAACAGATGAAACTTTTTTGAATAATGAAGAATTTACAGAGTACTAA